The window TCTCCCGGTGGAGATCGAGGTCGAAAAGGAGCTCAAGCTCAGCGGAAAGAAGGATATCGAGCGGTTCGGCGTGGCCGAGTTCAACGCCCGCGCGCGGAAGAGCGTGTTCAAGTATCAGTCCGAGTGGGAGAACCTCTCCGACCGGATCGGCTATTGGCTGGACTACGAGCATCCCTATATCACCTGCAGCAACGACTACATCGAGACGGTGTGGTGGCTGCTGCACCGGCTGCACCAGCGGGAGCTGCTCTACCGGGGGCACCGGGTGCTGCCCTATTGCCCCCGCTGCGGCACGGTGCTCTCCAGCCATGAGCTGGCGCAGGGCTACGAGCAGGTTACCACCAACTCCATCTACGTCACCTTCCCGCTGGCCGATGACCCTGCCCGGCAGCTCCTCGTCTGGACCACCACGCCGTGGACCCTGCTCTCCAACGTCGCGGTGGCGGTGCACCCCGACCAGGAGTATGGCGAGTACCAGGTGGGTGACCGCCGGCTGATCCTGGCCACCGCGCGTGCCTCGCTGCCGAGTAGCTCGCAGAAGGGTGCGCCGAGCTTCGCCGACCTGGGCGCGCGCCGGACGTTCCCGGGCCGCGAGCTGGTCGGTCTCCGGTATTCCCGCCCGCTCGAGGTCGTGCCGCTTCCGGAGGACAAGGCCGCTCGGCTGATCGTCCCGGGCGACTTCGTCACCGCCGAGGACGGGTCGGGCCTGGTGCACCTGGCCCCGGCGTTCGGCGCGGACGACTACCAGGCCGGTGTGGAGCACGACCTGGCGCTGGCCCGGCCGGTGGCCGCCGACGGCACCTTCGTCGGAACCTCCTGGCCGGAAATCGAAGGGCGTCTGGTGACCGCGCGGGAAACCAACGATCTCATCATTCAGCGGCTCAAGCAGGAGGGTCGCTGGCATCTCACCCAGCCGTACGAGCATACCTACCCGCACTGCTGGCGCTGCGATAGTCCGCTGATCTACTACGCCCGGGACTCCTGGTTCATCCGCACCTCCGCGGTCAAGGACCGGATGCTGGAGATCAACCGGACGGTGGACTGGCATCCGCCCGAGGTTGGAGCCGGCCGGTTCGGCGAGTGGCTGGAGAACAACGTGGACTGGGCGCTCTCCCGCGATCGCTACTGGGGCACGCCGCTGCCGGTGTGGGTCTGCGATCGGGAGCCCAGTCACATCGAGGTGATCGGCAGCTACGCCGCGCTCGCCGAGCGATGGGGCAAGCCGCTGCCGGCGGCGTTCGACCCGCACAAGCCGGAGATCGACGGCTACGTCTGGACCTGCGACTGCGGCGGCAGCATGCGGCGGACACCGGAGGTGATCGACACCTGGTTCGACTCCGGCGCCATGCCGTACGCCCAGTGGCACTATCCGTTCGAGCACCAAGAGGAGTTCGCCGCCCACTTCCCGGCCGATTTCATCTGCGAAGGAGTCGATCAGACCCGCGGCTGGTTCTACTCGCTGCTGGCCATCGCGACGACGGCGTTCGACAGCCTGGCCTACCGGCACGTCATCGTCAACGAGCTGGTCCTCGACCCCGAGGGCCAGAAGATGTCCAAGAGCAAGGGCAATGTGGTCGACCCGTGGCAGGCGATCGCCGAGTTCGGCGCCGACACCATCCGGCTCTACCTGCTGGCTTCGAGCCAGGTCTGGCTCCCCAAGCGGTTCGACCGCCGCACCATTCCGGATGTCGCCGGGAAGTTCTTCAACGCCCTGGAGAACAGCTACGAGTTCCTCGCGCGCTACGCCGGGGAGTTGCGCCCGGGCGCCGCGCCTCCCCTGGCGGAGCGCCCGCTGGTGGACCGATGGCTGCTCAGCCGATTGGACAGCACCATCGAGGCGGTCACCGCAGCCTGGACCGAGTACGACGCGACCGCGGGCGTCCGCGCCGTGATGGATTTCGTGATCGAAGATCTCTCCAAATGGTACGTGCGAGTCAATCGGGGCCGCTTCTGGGCCGTCGACAGCGTGGCCGATCCGGCGGCGGTGGCCACGCTCCACGAGGCGCTCACGGCCGTAAGCCGCCTGCTCGCCCCGGCCGCCCCCTTCGTGAGCGATTGGATCCACCGTGCCCTGCAGGGAACTTCCGTCCACCTTGCCGGGTTTCCCGTTGCTGCCGGCAGACGGGACGAGGCGCTGGAAGCCGCGATGGACGCCGTCCGCCGGCTCGCCTCGCTGGCGCGTGCCGTGCGAAACGAGCGCCGCCTTCCGGTCCGGCAGCCGCTGGCCCGGATGCAGGTGGCAGTGCCGGCGGCGGTGCGCGGGCCAGGCTTCGACCGACTCCTGAGCCTGCTCCAGCTCGAGGTCAACGTGAGAGGGGTCGAGGTGGTCGCCTCGGACGGAGAGCTGGTGCGGCTCCGTCCCAAGCCCAACTTCCGTTCCCTGGGCAAGCGTTACGGCAAGCGGACGCCGGCTGTCGCGGCCGCGGCAGCCGGACTCGCGCCGGAGCAGCTCCGGGGACTGGAGCAGGGGGTCGCGGCCACACTGGAAGTGGACGGCGAGGCGGCCACCTATCTGCCCGAAGACGTCGTGGTGGAACGCGAGGTGGCCAGCGATTGGGTGGTGGCCAGCGAGGGCGCCTTCGTCGTGGCCCTCGATCCGCGGCTCACCTCCGAGCTCAGGCTGGAGGGCACGGCGCGGGAGGTGGTGAACCGGGTGCAGCGGCTTCGGAAGGAGGCCGGCTACGTGTTCACCGATCGGATCGCCTTGTGGATCGACGGGGATGATGGGGTGCTTGACGCGGTGCGCGCCCACGCCGAGTTCATTCGGGGCGAGACGCTCACCCGTCGGCTGGAGCTGGGGACGCGTGCCCCGGCGCCGGATCTGGAGCACCAGGTGGACATCGATGGTCGCGGTATGGTGCTCGGAGTGCAACGTCACGCGGACGGCCGGGGTGGCGCCGGCCCAGAACCCAGGGATCGGGAATGAACAAGAAACAGCTTACGCACCTGGAGAAGCGTCTCCTGGAAGAGCGGGCCCGCGTGATGAAGGAGCTCGGGTACTACGACGAGTCCTTCAACGCGACCCTGCAGTCTTCCGACGGTGATCTTTCGTCCTACTCGTTCCACATGGCGGACCAGGGCACCGACGCCATGGAACGGGAAAAGCAGTTCCTCTTCGCCTCGCAGGAGGGGCGATATCTCTGGCATGTGAACGAGGCGCTCCGCCGGCTCTACGGCACCCCGGACAAGTTCGGGCATTGCCATACCTGCGGCCAGGAGATCAACTTCGAGCGGCTCGACGCGCTTCCCCACGCGCGGCTCTGCATCACCTGCAAAGAGAAAGAGGAAGATGGCAAGCGTCGTTGACGCTCCCGATCTCGGCAGCGAGCGCCGGGTGTTCTGGGCCGCCGCCATCGCCACGGTGGGGCTGGACCTGATCACCAAGCTCATCGCCGAGGCGACCCTGCTCCGGACGCCCGGCGTGTCGGTCTTCGGGGACTGGTTTCAGCTTCGCCTGGTGTACAACCAGGGCGCCGCGTTCGGGCTGCACGTCGGCCCCTATTCGCGGTGGATCTTCTTTTCGGTCGCCCTGGTGGCCGTATTCGTGCTCGCGCGGATGTCGCGCAGCGGGCCGGCCGGCGACCGCTTCCGCCAACTCGCCCTCGGGCTGGTGGCCGGTGGGGCGGGGGGCAACCTGCTGGACCGGATCCGCAGCTCCCGCGGCGTGGTCGATTTCCTCGACGTCGGGATCGGCGCCCTTCGCTGGCCGACGTTCAACGTCGCCGACATCGCCGTGAGCTGCGGCGCGATCGCGCTGGCCATCTCCCTCTGGCGGGAGGACGCCCGCCGTCCCGAGACAGAGTCCGCTTCGGCTGCCTGAGCTGAGCTTCACGGTGGCCGTCCCGGCCACCGAGCGGTTGGACCGATTCCTGGCCGACCAGCTGGGACTCTCTCGAACCCAGGCGGCGCGCCTGGTTGCCGACCGCGCCGTCGAGGTCGACGGCAAGCCGGCCCGCGCCTCCCGGGTGCTGGTCCGGGGCGAGCGAGTCACCATCCACTTTCCCGAGCACGAGCCCCCCCGTACTCTCCAACCTGCGTCGATCCCCCTCACCGTCGTGTTCGAGGACGAGCATCTGGCGGTGATCGACAAGCCTGCCGGCCTGGTGGTACATCCGGCGCCGGGCCACTGGGACGACACCCTGGTGAACGCGCTGGTGGCCCGGGGCACTACGCTGTCCGGGGGCGCCGAAGGACGTCCCGGCATCGTGCACCGACTGGATCGCGACACCTCCGGCCTCATGGTGGTGGCCAAGACCGACCTGGCGCATCGCCGGCTGGGCGCCGCGATCGCGGCTCGGCGGGTCCGCCGGACCTACGCGGCCCTCGCGTGGGGGCATCTCGATGCCAGCCCCACGGTGATCGAGGCCCCGCTCGCCCGGCACCCGCAGGACCGGAAGCGAATGGCGGTTCTTCCGACGGGTCGGCTGGCGCGCACCGATGCGTCGGTCGTGGCCCGCTTCGGGGTGGCGGATCTCCTCCGCCTGGAGCTGCATTCCGGCCGGACCCATCAGATCCGGGTGCACCTGGCGCATCTGGGTCACCCCGTGGTCGGGGATCCGGTGTACGGCGGCGGTGGCAGCCGGCGGATCTCCGGTCCTCCGCGCCGGACTGCCGAGGCGCTCGAGCGGGCCACTCCCCGCCAGGCGCTACACGCGGCCGCTCTGGCATTCCGCCACCCCGCTACCTCCGAACCACTCGAATTCCGCTCGGAGTGGCCCTCGGATCTGCGGCCCGCCCTGGTTGCAGTGGGTGGCGAAGATCTGGTTGCCCGACCGGACCCCCTTGGCTATCTTGTTTTCTTCAATAGAGATGGCTGACTCCACTACGCTGCACGCCGTCGTTTTTCGGATCGGTGCGCTAATTTGCGCGGCTCCGGCAGGGATCGTGCGGGAGATCCTGCCGCGCCTCCCGGCCACCCGGATCCCGGGCGTCGCACAAGCGATCGAAGGACTGGTCAACGTCCGGGGCACCCTCCTCACCGTTCTCGACGGCCACGTCCTCCTCCAGCAGGCTCGGCGGGAGGAGGACGAAGGCGCGATTGTGGTCCTGGAGGTCGCGGGCAAGCGCTACGGACTCGGGGTGGGGCAGGTGCTCGACTTCCTCGAGGTGCCGGAGCGCTCGGTGTCCCCGCGCGCCGACCTCCCGGGAGTCGATCCCCGGCTGGTGCGCGCGGTCGGCCTGCAGGACGGCCGGCATTTCATTTTGCTCGACGTGGATGCGCTGTTCGCGCCGATCATCGGCAGCTAAGCACGACGACCCTGGAGTTGCACGGAGGAATCTGTGAGCCATACGGTGCTCGTCTGCGATGACGCCATCTTCATGCGCACGATGATCAGCGACATTCTGAGCCAGGCCGGGTTTGAGGTCGTCGGGGAGGCGGAGTCGGGCAGTCAGGCCGTCGCCAAGTACCGGCAGCTCAAGCCCGACCTGGTCACCATGGACATCGTGATGCCGGACATGGGCGGGATCGAGGCCGTGCGGGAGATCTGCAAGACGGACCCCGAGGCCAAGATCCTCATGTGCAGCGCTATGGGACAACAGGCGCTGGTGGTCGAGGCCATCCAGGCGGGCGCCAAGGATTTCGTGGTCAAGCCATTCCAACCTTCCCGCGTTCTCGAGGCGGTGCAGCGCGTCCTGGGCTGATCCGTGGACGTCTCGAAGTATGCCGCCCTGTTTCTGGACGAGAGCCGCGAGCATCTGAGCGGCTGCAACCAGCTGCTGCTCGAGTGGGAGCGGGAGCCGGCCGCGAGCGAGCCCGTCGGCGGGTTGTTCCGCTCGATCCACACGATCAAGGGAATGGCGGCGACGATGGGCTACGCCGGTGTGGCCCAGCTGGCCCACCGGATGGAGAATCTGCTCGACCTGCTCCGCCAGGCGAAGCTGCCCGCCGGACCCGGAATATTTCAGCTCCTGTTCCGCGCGGTGGATGCGCTCGGGCGGGCGGTGGAGGATGCGGCCGCGGGGAAGGACAGCTCGGCCGAGGAGCTCGAGGCCGAGCTTGACGCCGCGGCTGGAGGCGAGCCCTCGGCCGCGGTGTCGCTGGCCGCGCCGGCGCCGGCCGCCCGTCCGGTCCGGGTCGCGCTCCGGGCCGACGCCCTGATGCGGGGCGCCCGCGCCACCCTGGTGGTGCGGCGGGCCGAGGCGCTGGGCCGGGTCACCGCGGTTCGTCCTCCGCTGGCCCACTTCGACCGGGATGACTTCGACGGGCGGTTCTCCTTCCGTCTCCTGACGAGCGCCACCGAAACCGAGATCGCTGCGGCCCTGCGCACCGCCGGTGATGTCGATCAGGTGCGGTTCGACGAAGGACCGGCCGAAGCCGCGATGGTCACTCGGGCCCGCCAGATCCGAGTCGACCTGCGCCGGCTGGACGCGCTGATGAAGCAGGTCGGAGAGCTGGTGGTGGCGAAGAACCGGCTCGCCGTCTTCGCCAGCGCCAGCGGGGACGAGAGCCTGGTCGTTCTGGGTGACCGGATCTCCAAGCTGGTGTCCGGCATGCAGGCCGAGGTGATCGCCGCGCGGATGACTCCGGTGGGCGACGTGTTCGAACGCTTCCCCCGGCTGGTCCGCGATCTGGCCCGCGACCTGGGCAAGCGCATCCGGTTCGAGATGGAGGGCGAGGAGATCGAGCTCGACCGCTCCATCCTGGACGAGGTCGGTGATCCGCTGCTTCACCTGATCCGCAACGCTGCCGATCATGGAATCGAGCCGCCCGCCGAACGGGTCGCGGCCGGGAAGCCGCCCGAGGGCCGGATCCTGCTCTCGGCCAGCCGCGAGCGAAACAGCGTGGCGCTCAGGATCACCGACGACGGGCGGGGTGTCGATCGCGCTGCGATCGCCGCCAAGGCGCGAGACGAGGGCGTGGCCGGTGTCGTCTCGGCGGCCGATGGAGAGGGGCTCACCGACGACCTGCTGCTTCGGCTCCTCGCCCGGCCCGGCTTCAGCACCGCGCAGACCGTGAGCGGCGTGTCCGGCCGGGGCGTCGGCGTCGATGTCGCCATGACCCGGGTGCGCGCGCTGGGCGGGACCCTCGAGGTGAAGACCGAGGTCGGGCGCGGGACCACCTTCGTCATCCGGGTGCCGCTCACGCTGGCCATCGTCCGCGCGCTCCTGGCCGACGCCGCGGGCGAGCGGTACGCCGTTCCGCTCGCCTATGTAGCCGAGACGGTGGAGTTCGATCCGCGATCGGTCACCGCGGTGCGGAATCGCGAGGCGCTGGTGGTGCGGGAGCAGGTGATCCCGACGGTCCATCTCAGCCAGCTGGTGCGGCCCGGCGCCGATCGCGCCTCGTCCCCCCGGCGACCGACCCTGATCCTCGAGGTGGGCGAGCGCCGCACCGCGCTGGTGGTGGACCGGCTGCTGGGACAGCAGGACATCGTGGTCGAGCCGTTCGACGCCCCCCGTGGGATGCCGCCGTTCGTCGGTGGCGCGACCATCCTGGCCGACGGCGCCCCGGCGCTGATCCTCGACGCCGCAGCGCTGCTGTAGGAAGGGGAGAGCATGGAAGACGTGCGGGACCTCAAAGCACTGCAGCTCGACGCCCTCCGCGAGGTGGCCAACATCGGCGGTGGGCATGCTGCCACCGCGCTATCCCAGATGACCAACCGCACGATCATGATCGCCGTGCCGGAGGTCAATGTGCGGGCGCTGGAGGAGGTGGCCGATCTGGTCGGGCGACCCGACGAGGTCATCGCGGCCGTGCTGATGCACATGATGGGCGACCTCACCGGCCGGACCCTGGTGCTTTTCCCCGAAGGATCGGCCCGAACTCTCTGTGATATACTGATGCGGAGACCGCCCGGGACCACCCGGGAGTTCGGCGCGATGGAACAGTCGGGGCTC of the Gemmatimonadales bacterium genome contains:
- the ileS gene encoding isoleucine--tRNA ligase; translated protein: MAFPSWPKLTPDKLEQEQLALWKAEGLFQRTLEANRAGRPYVFFEGPPTANGRPGIHHVFARTIKDLVCRFHAMQGESVTRIAGWDTHGLPVEIEVEKELKLSGKKDIERFGVAEFNARARKSVFKYQSEWENLSDRIGYWLDYEHPYITCSNDYIETVWWLLHRLHQRELLYRGHRVLPYCPRCGTVLSSHELAQGYEQVTTNSIYVTFPLADDPARQLLVWTTTPWTLLSNVAVAVHPDQEYGEYQVGDRRLILATARASLPSSSQKGAPSFADLGARRTFPGRELVGLRYSRPLEVVPLPEDKAARLIVPGDFVTAEDGSGLVHLAPAFGADDYQAGVEHDLALARPVAADGTFVGTSWPEIEGRLVTARETNDLIIQRLKQEGRWHLTQPYEHTYPHCWRCDSPLIYYARDSWFIRTSAVKDRMLEINRTVDWHPPEVGAGRFGEWLENNVDWALSRDRYWGTPLPVWVCDREPSHIEVIGSYAALAERWGKPLPAAFDPHKPEIDGYVWTCDCGGSMRRTPEVIDTWFDSGAMPYAQWHYPFEHQEEFAAHFPADFICEGVDQTRGWFYSLLAIATTAFDSLAYRHVIVNELVLDPEGQKMSKSKGNVVDPWQAIAEFGADTIRLYLLASSQVWLPKRFDRRTIPDVAGKFFNALENSYEFLARYAGELRPGAAPPLAERPLVDRWLLSRLDSTIEAVTAAWTEYDATAGVRAVMDFVIEDLSKWYVRVNRGRFWAVDSVADPAAVATLHEALTAVSRLLAPAAPFVSDWIHRALQGTSVHLAGFPVAAGRRDEALEAAMDAVRRLASLARAVRNERRLPVRQPLARMQVAVPAAVRGPGFDRLLSLLQLEVNVRGVEVVASDGELVRLRPKPNFRSLGKRYGKRTPAVAAAAAGLAPEQLRGLEQGVAATLEVDGEAATYLPEDVVVEREVASDWVVASEGAFVVALDPRLTSELRLEGTAREVVNRVQRLRKEAGYVFTDRIALWIDGDDGVLDAVRAHAEFIRGETLTRRLELGTRAPAPDLEHQVDIDGRGMVLGVQRHADGRGGAGPEPRDRE
- a CDS encoding TraR/DksA C4-type zinc finger protein codes for the protein MNKKQLTHLEKRLLEERARVMKELGYYDESFNATLQSSDGDLSSYSFHMADQGTDAMEREKQFLFASQEGRYLWHVNEALRRLYGTPDKFGHCHTCGQEINFERLDALPHARLCITCKEKEEDGKRR
- the lspA gene encoding signal peptidase II, with product MASVVDAPDLGSERRVFWAAAIATVGLDLITKLIAEATLLRTPGVSVFGDWFQLRLVYNQGAAFGLHVGPYSRWIFFSVALVAVFVLARMSRSGPAGDRFRQLALGLVAGGAGGNLLDRIRSSRGVVDFLDVGIGALRWPTFNVADIAVSCGAIALAISLWREDARRPETESASAA
- a CDS encoding RluA family pseudouridine synthase, with translation MAVPATERLDRFLADQLGLSRTQAARLVADRAVEVDGKPARASRVLVRGERVTIHFPEHEPPRTLQPASIPLTVVFEDEHLAVIDKPAGLVVHPAPGHWDDTLVNALVARGTTLSGGAEGRPGIVHRLDRDTSGLMVVAKTDLAHRRLGAAIAARRVRRTYAALAWGHLDASPTVIEAPLARHPQDRKRMAVLPTGRLARTDASVVARFGVADLLRLELHSGRTHQIRVHLAHLGHPVVGDPVYGGGGSRRISGPPRRTAEALERATPRQALHAAALAFRHPATSEPLEFRSEWPSDLRPALVAVGGEDLVARPDPLGYLVFFNRDG
- a CDS encoding chemotaxis protein CheW, translating into MADSTTLHAVVFRIGALICAAPAGIVREILPRLPATRIPGVAQAIEGLVNVRGTLLTVLDGHVLLQQARREEDEGAIVVLEVAGKRYGLGVGQVLDFLEVPERSVSPRADLPGVDPRLVRAVGLQDGRHFILLDVDALFAPIIGS
- a CDS encoding response regulator, which encodes MSHTVLVCDDAIFMRTMISDILSQAGFEVVGEAESGSQAVAKYRQLKPDLVTMDIVMPDMGGIEAVREICKTDPEAKILMCSAMGQQALVVEAIQAGAKDFVVKPFQPSRVLEAVQRVLG
- a CDS encoding chemotaxis protein CheA; the protein is MDVSKYAALFLDESREHLSGCNQLLLEWEREPAASEPVGGLFRSIHTIKGMAATMGYAGVAQLAHRMENLLDLLRQAKLPAGPGIFQLLFRAVDALGRAVEDAAAGKDSSAEELEAELDAAAGGEPSAAVSLAAPAPAARPVRVALRADALMRGARATLVVRRAEALGRVTAVRPPLAHFDRDDFDGRFSFRLLTSATETEIAAALRTAGDVDQVRFDEGPAEAAMVTRARQIRVDLRRLDALMKQVGELVVAKNRLAVFASASGDESLVVLGDRISKLVSGMQAEVIAARMTPVGDVFERFPRLVRDLARDLGKRIRFEMEGEEIELDRSILDEVGDPLLHLIRNAADHGIEPPAERVAAGKPPEGRILLSASRERNSVALRITDDGRGVDRAAIAAKARDEGVAGVVSAADGEGLTDDLLLRLLARPGFSTAQTVSGVSGRGVGVDVAMTRVRALGGTLEVKTEVGRGTTFVIRVPLTLAIVRALLADAAGERYAVPLAYVAETVEFDPRSVTAVRNREALVVREQVIPTVHLSQLVRPGADRASSPRRPTLILEVGERRTALVVDRLLGQQDIVVEPFDAPRGMPPFVGGATILADGAPALILDAAALL
- a CDS encoding chemotaxis protein CheC — protein: MEDVRDLKALQLDALREVANIGGGHAATALSQMTNRTIMIAVPEVNVRALEEVADLVGRPDEVIAAVLMHMMGDLTGRTLVLFPEGSARTLCDILMRRPPGTTREFGAMEQSGLKEAGNILASAYLNALSDFMGMMLVPSVPSLVVDLSAAVLTTTYLNFGHDRDFVFCVETSFQVAGAIEPLRGHFLLLPDMPSLRAIFDAIRLP